In Melospiza georgiana isolate bMelGeo1 unplaced genomic scaffold, bMelGeo1.pri scaffold_42, whole genome shotgun sequence, the DNA window tcccagcactgggggacaagatctgggtgggaggagacagctggtaaGGCTTGGAAGAGTTCTCCTGTGGTGATGATGCCGCATTGTTTAGGTCTGCTCACAGCATGACATTTCACTGCAGAATATTTATAAGTAGATTTTACAAGGAGCACAgtgaggcaggggctgcatagaagggaaaatcctgcttttttaaTCTACTGCTGTGGGTGGCCTGGATGGGCAAATGCACATAGATATTCCTCTCTCAGTTCAGGATGAcgaaaagaaaaaatttctcTAAGATGGTAATAAACCACGCAATGACAGAAATCAGCATAGGGCCCCTTAGAGGCAGCATCCGTGTTGCTCTTCCAGCCTCCTCAGCGTTGCTCTGATGTTGCCATCAGAGCccgcagagccagagctgcccctgggcagtgcctgagctgagaggggtctgcagggcagagctgagaccccagggctgggctgggctccggcagcactggcagggcccagccctgggcacagggaagcagctgctggcagggacagttccaggcagcagagccctgggcaggcagtggggggaaagtgcctccaagctgtgctgggatgtTTCAAGTCCTCCCCAAACCCAACTATTCCatgatttcttttcttacagATACCCATGCACAGACAGcacaaatgtccaacagcagctccatcaggcacttcctcctgctggcattggcagacacacggcagctgcagctcctgcacttctgcctcttgctgggcatctccctggctgccctcctgggcaacggcctcatcatcagtgccatagcctgcagccaccacctgcacacgcccatgttcttcttcatGCTCAACCTGACCCTCACTGACCTGGGCtgcatctgcaccactgtccccaaagccatgcacaattccctctgggacaccaggaacatctcctactcaggatgtgctgcacagctctttttctttatgttcttcATCTCATCAGAGTTTTgtctcctgaccatcatgtgctatgaccgctacgtgtccatctgcaaacccctgcactatgggatcctcctgagcagcagagcttgtgcccacatggcagcagctgcctgggccagtgccttgCTCTATTCaatgctgcacacagccaatacattttccctgcccctgtgccatggcaatgccctgggccagttcttctgtgaaatcccccCGATactcaagctctcctgctctaAATCCTACCTCAGGGAAATCGGGCTTATGGCTGTTAGTGTGTGTTTAGCACttggctgttttgtgttcattgttttctcctatgtgcagatcttcagggctgtgctgaggatcccctctgagcagggacggcacaaagccttttccacctgcctccctcacctggctgtggtctccCTGTTCTTCTTCACTGCCTCATTTGCTTACCTGAAGCCCccttccatctcctccccatccctggatctggccctgtcactTCTatactcggtggtgcctccagccctgaatcccctcatctacagcctgaggaaccaggagctcaaggctgcagtgtggagactgatgactggatgctttcaggGACATTAATCTGCTTGCCAATTTCTGAaaatcacttgtaataaaaTTCATCTTTAATACCTCTTGTTTGTTTCAATTTGgcaggtttttttctattttttatgtgtttaaTATTGTACTCaaataaatgtcattgtttgtgcCATTTCTGATTCAGTTTCTCCACCTCCTTCACTGTggccacagactgtgtcaatgagcTCTGGGTGCCTTTAAAGGAACTAAAGCATTCCAttaaagttttctgcagagatgcacttttgttgccttctctgtacctgcagcagcaatgtctgtgttcagagctggggcagataagtgctggcccagcagcagctgcacttggtgttgccagtgttGCTGCCATGGTCCTGCCCCATTACCCTGGTGGCCCTGATGTTGCTCTCGGGGCCAGGCAGAGCCCCGTTGCCCTGgtagggcctgagtgctctcagggccaggcacagctctgggggtggcagtgccggggctgcagcagggacaggccatgggcactgctggggcagagctgacGCCTCtggccaggccctgggggccccaggctccttgcccaggctctctcaagaacacagccaggccaatgctcagcacagaaaacccctgtgagcagccccaggctggccgtgggcaggctggggggaaaacagcatggctggtgctctgcaagggccctgggagagatgggaaggagcagcagagcaggggctgatccatccccagagCGCTGCACAGCCCATCTGGAtcccagagcgtcctcatggagctgccaacaacatccctcctctgcagccctggcctctcccccagctcacacaggtgccccatccttgcaggcacagacacggcagcactggctcagcagcccctgtttgcattgcacacagcagggggagcgcccccatgctgttgctgtggggacatgaacctgagggagcacaaatgccatcagcccctggggccagcaagggctgggggacaccagggaaaccactcagctttgtcctggcctctgcagtcagccagaaagtttgttcccatcagctggaagtttcctgtcccactgcagacgctgttgctcagagccagggctgcctggcagccaccctcAAACTGTCCTGAGCATTTCCTTTACTTAACCTTTActttctttactttttcctGATTCATATTTCTTCCCACTGCCCAcccctgttccctgccctgcacacagcccatccctgtttgccctttcctctctggccccactccccattgcagttcctgacttggcaccatgggaacgtcccttgtggagcaggatcatcctacaagtgctgcaggaattgtctgcaggctcctgcagtgcctcgtgctgctcccttgccagaggcaccccagggcagggggccacatctgggctgctgtgtctggctctggggctccctgttctgggcagtgagaaggatctgcagaggctctgcaggactgacaggatgggctttggggctggcaggagaagctgagggacctaggctgctggagcttctgcaGAGGAGGTCCAGAGCTTGTGCTACAACTGTTCCAAGGGTTGTTTCcaagaatcccagaatcagcaagggtGGAAAAGTCTTTTGAGATCATCGTGCCCTGACACCAccttgtctcccctgagcctcctcttctccaggataaacaaccccaaCTCCCACAGCCACTCCTCACAAGACTTTTGTTCCAGActcctccccagccttgttgcccttctctgaacacgctccagcccctccatgtccttcctaaattggggggccagaactggacacagcactcgaggtgcttcttaagcagtgctgagcacaggggaagaatctctgccctgctcctgctggccacaccattcctgatatCCATAGGAGTGCCAGGGGTTGGATGATGGAAatggtggggagggggtggggacAAAGTGTTATTGCTTTTCatccatgaagggtcttgacTTTCATATCTTTTCTGACTGCATTAGATGTTTCTGGGGATCAATATCAATTGGACATTTATGATATCGATCTgtaaactggaaaagaaagcaggGCAAAATAATTCTCTCTGCATTGTTTTCAGTAGAGTATATTGCAGTGTCAAAATTGTCTCTTTGGTTCTACAGAGCCCTTTGGTTCAATGAGACCTTGAAGTGTCACTGTGGTCTCCAGTATTTCATGAGgacctgcaatgtcacaatggacctttggttccacGAGTTCCACATTTTTCCATGAATCCTTACTTCAATGGTGCTCTGTAGTGCCACAATTTTCTCCTTGGTTCAATGGCGCCACACAGTGCCACAATTGCCCTTAGGCCCAACAGGGcctcatagtgtcacaatgactccttggttccatggggatgCAAAGTGCCACAAAGGCCCTTTGTCTTCACAAGGCCTCAAAGTGTAAAAATGGCCTCCATGGTTTCACAAGGCCGTGCTGTTTTACAATAGACTCTCCACTCCACGatgccccagagtgtcacagcGGCCTCCTGGGTTCTGCACTTTAAGAATGCCCCTTGGTCCCTTGGAGCCTCACACTGTCACTATTgtgtccttggttccatgaggccctgcagtgccacaatggtCCTTTGGTTCCACATGCCCCatgtgtcacaatggcctcctCACAATGGTTCCATGATGCCCCATAGGACAGCAATTTTTTCCTTGGTTGCATGGTGTCAGAATGGTCCCAATGTCCCATGGAGACCCACAGTGTCACTGTGGtccccttgattccatgaggcccagccATGCTACAATGGGCCCTTGGTTACAATGGGTTCCGAAGGATCATAATGGTCTCcgtggttccatgaggccttgccATATCCCAATGGACCCTTTGTTCCAAGGGGGGCCACAGTGTCACAAGGCTGCCTTAGTTCTGCAGACTCTGCAGAGTCGTAGTGGCCCGTTGGTtccaggaggcagagcagaatCAGAATGGCCCCTTGGTTTCATGGAGCACCACGGTGTCTTCATGGTCCCACCGgttccacagggccccaaaGTGTAataatggacccttggttccatgaggctccACTGCATCACAATAGACTTTGGTTCAATGAGGTTCCTCAGTGTCTCAATGGCCCCTTGACTCCATGtagccctgctgtgtcacagtaGCAGGTGGTTCCATGAgcccccacagtgtcacaatggtctccttggttctaTGAAACCCTACAGAgccacaatggacccttggttccaggaggccttgctgtgtcacaacggactttggttccatgagcttTTGCGCTGTCAACAATGGTCTGAGTCCCACAATGTCACCATGGatcctttgttccatgaggttccacaGCATAACATAATTATCTTGATTCCAGAaggttctgcagtgtcacaatggaccattaGGTGCTATGCAGCCCCAAACTCTCACAATGACCCCATGGCTCCGTGGGCTTCCATATTATCAGCAATGGTCTCCTGGGTTCCACAAGGCCTTGTTCTGATACAATGGActtttggttccatggggttcCACTGCATCACAAtggaccctttgttccatgaggttccaagTGTCACAGCTGGGTCCTTGGTTCTGTGAGCCTCTGCTCTCACCAAATGTCCAAAATATCAGAAAAGACTCCTTAACACTCATTTGGTGTCTAAGTCAGCAGCATTTATTCAGGCTTGAGGTCCCGCGGGCGATAACTCCTTACGTGGACACGTGATTCTACAAGGGTATACAGTATACAGGTGACCTTATATACAGTCACTATGTATATATTCAAATTTACCCATTTCCATAAAACCTACCCCAAGTTCCCGGATTcactcctttctttttctatcaCTGTATTCTTGAGCCAGATGTCTTCATCTTTTCTTCCAaccattcctgctgggaaagctgccCCTGCATGCCTTGTTTCTCTACTGAAAGCTGACAGGCATGGTAAAAACTGAATTAAGCCTTTTGGTACcagcccaaggctttgtgtggacaggcagaggcagagctgtcagcaaaggacgggcccagccaggtggggcaaCCGGGGGATgctgacagcctgcagggacagaggcgcagggcagggacaccataggacagcctgggctgcacagggcacagggatgggcagcagctgcaagacagccctgccagagccaacttgggcagcactttggccatggctgctggcctTGGCCTGAGGCCATGAggggacaagtgacccttgcaggcctggggcctcattgcctccttgtccctgctcagcagcctggcaggggccgccccatgctcctgcccttgccattgcacatccccacatgccagtgcccatcccgggaagagccctgaacaaggagggagggacaggatctgcctggccaggggctggagctcaggccttggcccttggCATTCCTGAAACACACCCAGGTGTGCTCAGAACCAGAGACACCGttgccttgtttgtccccatctgtcatcactgcctccagtgttctgctctaccTGGAACTTGaggacactttctcagtcgtgTCCCTTACAGGGATCTCTTCAAAGTCCAAGAGACTTCAATGTTTCAGTGTAACTGGGTTCTTGAGGGGTTTGTGAGATCACTGAGGGAGTTGAGACATCACAAaacaggctgtgacatcacataGTAGGATGTGAGGCCATAGAGCAGACTCTGCCATCATAGAGTGTGGCTCTGTGGCATCAGagagtgggttgtgacatcaccaGGTAgctgtgtaacatcatagagcacgctgtgacatcacagaataggctgtgacatcacagggtcaCTTTGTGACATCATAGTCTTCTATGacatcacagcactgctgtatgACATTACAGGGTAACTGAGTtagctgtgtgacatcacaggagcTGTGTGACATCGCAGGTGATgtatgacatcacaggggcagtgtgacatcacaggggggCTATGTGACATCAAAGGAGCTGTCTGAAGTCACTGAGGAGGTCAatcctccccagctccccctcacagtttaCTCCAGAGAAATCCAAACCTGTTCATGCACAGTGGGttcccctgtccccccgggtcccccccgccagtgtcacaatgatccctacattCCATGGAGCCACACACCTCTATTCCCTGTGTGGAATGCCAGCTCTGTGGCTCCATGGaatgtagggatcattgtgacactgagaggccCCATAAAATCAAGGGTctattgtgacattgcagggcctccTGTCAtcagtggtccattgtgacGATTGGAAACAAGACCATTGTCACAATGCAAACACCCTGtgtccaaaggtccattgtgacattgcagggctcaTGGAATAGAGGAGTcatgtgacactgtggggcctggggaaccatggagaccgttgtgacactgcaagggcTCATGGAATCcttgggaccattgtgacactgctgaaCCCCATGGAATGGGGTGCCCCTTGGTGCCAAGACTCTCAAGAACTCAGTTGTCTCTTCTGCTAACGAAACACTGGGGCTGTGTTCTTTCCTTCCTATAGAAAAAGAACTCTCCTTCACCTCCAAGCAtccatggccagaattgggatttcacatTCAAATTTCCATATATCCAGGGATTGCTCCCATAGGAATATTGCCaagacaagtctggctggcagtGGTTTCTCAAGGGTCAGCTCTCATCTGTTCCTAAAACATTGGGGAAGGCTCCGTGCTCTCCTTCATTTGAGAAAgaactgtcctgcttctccaggtgtCCATGGCCAAGATTGGGTTtgcacctccaaaattccctaaatcCAAAGACTGCTCacagacaaaatctgccattcctgacaagtctggctggccttggcctagTGAGGCTCTCATctgccttccaaacactggggctccatgctttccttcctatggaaaagaattTTCCTTCTCATCCAGATGCCTATGGCCAGAATTGGGAATTCACCTCCAACATTTCCtgttgtgacagactggaggagattgttggttcaaaacatttcatgtgtggggcaggaaggggcaggtccagccatgccctgccctggagccccagtccccccagagcctctatcccagcccagcagtgtctgccagtccctggcacagcacaggcaatgctccacagccacctctgcagcccccagcccagctcctgagggaccaaatgacccacagtcccacctgggggaagggcccagggagaccaaggggtattgaaggctgaccacaaggtAAGCAGACATCTTGACCCaacctcctcttggaatttccatctgaagactgctggaatccaggagttggtagTAGCATGTGTGCTTCTCTGTATCttcttttttgtatttctctctttctgtgtcttctttGCCTTCTTCTAATTACCTCTTCTTGTAAATTTTGATTAACTTAAAATTGAGCAGGCTTAGAGTTTGTGTagttgaatgggccaagtcaatgtttgaaaagttttttttgttgattgaaTGTCATATTAAACCTTTTGcaagtttctctgattttctaaagttcCCAGTAAAAGCTGTCTTgttgttttgagctcctgagaaACTCTTGTTTCTCCAGTGCTCCTAACTCAGAGAATACaaacaattgtaattccttttaaatgtctccttgaGAGAGTTCTTTGGGGGATGGGGGTCAGGGTTTGTatgtcctgcttggcacagcccaggcagggctttcccagccacattccacactccacttcccagctggagccgctggtgcctctgagttgtgctgccccagccccagggacgctctctttgtctgcccattcccccacagtctctgggcagggatggcctcagtgggggctgctgacatcctcagcaacttggaggctgctgctgaattttcctgctgaaaaggcttgttcagccttcattgcttcagtgcaggaattcagtgtcccagggctcattaacattcagaacacctgaacaagccaagcctctgggaataatttgattttaattttcaaatcatTTGTGGTTATTTAGACAGATTTCAGAAGGGTATTCAAACTGAATatattctatttaaaaagacaatgagaaagtattttttagGTCCTGCTtaggttttttcccctgttaaTCCATTGATATGTGCAATCTTGTattgacactgaatccaagtacctcctcatgctGTTTGGATGTGAAAATCAAGACTCTTCAGGactgacaatcaatcagactctgttCCTTaccccatccaagccctggcactcagagcagccttgtgcaaatctgagctcactccagccctggctgcaccTGCAGGTTTCAactccttggctccaactcccacctgctttccttggagaaggagctgcccgagacacagagggatgtttatttcttgtcagccaacatagccaagggaaggcacagttccatcaaatgcaaaagtcattcctctgctggatattaaatccactttccacagcaggcagcctgagagcaatggaaaacaccttctatgcccagcacagatcccaaggtccccccaaaccctccctgccccaattctgcccagatttgctctttgcacacacAAGTCACACGCTGAAGTCAGGAGCTCCTtccatgcccagagggaggaaaagagggaaaggggatgaagagctctcctgtgcagagccaaggtccaagtgcccctgcagtgggaaccacaactcatcaggGATGTGTCCTTTGGGCTCAGGGCCTGATGACATACAGGGGCACAGAAAGGTTTCCTGCCAACAAACAGAAGTTGAACATTTGAACAGTTTAACAACCATCACAACTCTTTCCTCAGCTCTCTGTGATGTCCCAGCGGCATTTGACATGCCCACCATCCCCAAGGGATTTCTGTATAGGAACAGTTTTAGACAAAGACATAAGGTAATTCTGTGATAGATAAAAACACAATTAAGatgatatttattatatatttatttgaacTTCAGAAATAGTGGGCAATTTCTTCCAGCTCAAAGCATGAAGCCAGTCAGTTGAGAGGCACTTGAATGACCAGAGAGCATCTAGAGGAGGAAATCAGAGAGCAGTAGAAGTACATAGATCCACCTGCTGCAAAAGAAGAGATGTCGTTAGACATGGCCATTTCAACAAAAGAGCTGAAAACGCCTGAAGGAAAACAGAGAGGAGGTAATAAACGGAAAATTGGTGACATCAGTAGAAGGCCAGATCAGTATTTCTCCTCCTGCCATCTGTACACCTCCAGGAaattcctgttcctgctgggaAAACTGTGCCATTTCTTAAAAGTAGTCTAATGACCCAGATGATTAAGAATTATTTGTGTATGATGAAACAAACAGGTATTAACACCTGTGCCCCTTTCCTGGCAGACATCAGTTGAGTGCCCATGAACAGGCAGGGACACTTGTGCCCTGACGTGCCCAGCTAGGATGGGATCTCTCTGAGAGCacctgagggagagcagagcaccttgcaagctgcaggtccctgacagacctgcagggctcctgtcccatcaacatctgctctgctccagtctgaaacagggcccagcatgATGCCGggatcatcagagagctgaggtgtgtgctggaattcaatgccctccccatcccacagcagccctgcatttccctgctgcagccttagtctccagcacagccatggaggctctttgggctctggagtgttgctgcagcccccaagggcagctgagctctgcctttggcaccgtcaggcctggccagggcaggccatgctcagcaattgcttgtgtgtgcctggccttgctgtcagccccggcagcggctgcgtggcccctttgtggccctgtgctggcccagccatgggggcccagcccctgtgcaggcccaggccaggccaggagcattgcgACCGGGAACGGCCCCTGTgccgtggtgcccacagcagccttggggctctgtgccccatggcctccctgctgggcagcctctgccagctcctgcagagcccgtggcacctgtggggctgcacagacagccctgtccccgggctctgccggcctctgggccagcagagaggcagccagggctggccatggccaggaacaggccctgagccccgcaggaggatggagctgggccacagccaaactcagcccaggccaaagctggcctcagcagccagggcttcCAAGGGCTGGGTGCAGAGGCTGGTGctgacaaatgtcctgggccccctccctgctctgtccatgcctccaagggcacagagcagcctcctcgctgggccacttgcctgtttgcaatgccttgcacaggtgctgcccctgccccacaaggcctggcctgagtcctgcccttgcatgcccagccaggctgagatggacactgatggtttctgggccaggctctctgagcccagcccagctccctgcaagctctgccagctgccctgagctctgggcagcaccaagggcctctccccagcccagcccagctggttctggccccacagctcttctcaggccaggctgctctgggcactgccccacggcctcagcccctggcaaggacacagcagcagctgcaactgCCACATGACTCAGCCCCAGCAATGGGGGATGGTGCTTTaccaaggccaaaggaggctccctggctgccctgctcccctctgcctgaggagctgagagctctgcaacccttgctgccctcccatctgcccagggtAGCACAAGAGCCCCAGCCTTGGGGCCCtgaagagctgctcctgctccaggcccagggcccatgccagggctgggccagcCACAAAGgtgtgcccatttctgttcattgctgctcttATGGGGATGTATCCTAAGTCACTTGGAGGCTGATGATGAATTTTACTGCTCCAGAGGCCTCTTCTTTCTTGAGTTTTCAGTTCAGGAATTCAGTTAGAAAAGctcataaatatattttcagaataCCCAAACAAGACAAGTCTCTGGGAATCATTCAAGTTTTTAATTCATCCGTGGTTAAATAGTCACAGAATACACATTGCAGAAGTGTATTCAAAATGAATATACTATTTTGAAAACAATGAAGAGAGAACTGTTTTGTCCTGTTCAGTTGTCTTCTCCAGTTTAGGTGGATATCAGCAATGTCCAATTTATATTTGTCTCCAACACCTTCTAATGCATTTTGAACAGATAAGAAAATCGAAACTCCTCATCCCTGACAATCAATCACACTTTGTCCCTACCCCCTCCCCAACACTTCCGTCATCCAACCCTTCTACCCATTGTCTCCCACCAGGCCCCCTGGTGAAGAGcttggctctgtgttctccatctcctccttgctggcactgccagactgggatgaggagcccctcagccttccctgctccagactggacaagcccagctccctcagcctctgctcacagcccaagggctccagccccaccttggaggcccttcccagtccctgctccagctgccagacatctttcctgccctgggcaacccaacccaggccacagtgacctggataatccctGTCCTTggtgtcctggtcacacagtcctggccccttgtccccatgtcaggctctgAGGTGGATCCTGTgaaacatcctttggtggaggctgtggctccaggtgggctggggggatcccgggggacagggaccctgctgggcatgaacagcattggacttgttgggagaaactgtgagggggagctggggcagactGACCTACCCAGTGATCTAACACAgtcctgctgggatgtcacacagcccctctgggatgtcacagcctgctctgtgatgtcacagccttcTATGTGATGTCACAGACCcctctctgatgtcacagagctgctctctgatGTCATACCAGAGTCTGTGATGTCATTGTCTGCACTGTAATGTCAGACACCTGCCCTGTGATGCCACAGACCACTCTctaatgtcacacagcccctctgggatgtcacagtctgctctgtgatgtcacagcccactctgtgacctcatgttACCAGATGATCAATTATCTCCACCAGGTGAGTTGACACCTGAAGCTTGTTCTCCACAACCCCAGGCCTgtggaaaccacacaatgcccattgtgtgagaaggggaactggaagttcagcagcctcagtgtcc includes these proteins:
- the LOC131096513 gene encoding olfactory receptor 14C36-like, whose amino-acid sequence is MSNSSSIRHFLLLALADTRQLQLLHFCLLLGISLAALLGNGLIISAIACSHHLHTPMFFFMLNLTLTDLGCICTTVPKAMHNSLWDTRNISYSGCAAQLFFFMFFISSEFCLLTIMCYDRYVSICKPLHYGILLSSRACAHMAAAAWASALLYSMLHTANTFSLPLCHGNALGQFFCEIPPILKLSCSKSYLREIGLMAVSVCLALGCFVFIVFSYVQIFRAVLRIPSEQGRHKAFSTCLPHLAVVSLFFFTASFAYLKPPSISSPSLDLALSLLYSVVPPALNPLIYSLRNQELKAAVWRLMTGCFQGH